The Fibrobacter sp. sequence GTTCTTGACGTTGTCACCGCCGAAGATACGCATCAGGTTGTCATCGAGAGACAGGAAGTACTGGCTGGAACCGTTGTCACCCTGACGACCGGAACGACCACGCAGCTGGTTGTCGATACGGCGGGATTCATGACGTTCAGTGCCGAGAACGTGCAAACCACCAAGTTCGGAAACGCCTTCACCCAGAGCAATATCGGTACCACGACCAGCCATGTTGGTAGCAATGGTCACCTTGCCCTTGCAGCCAGCGTACTGAATGATTTCAGCTTCGCGACCGTGGTTCTTTGCGTTAAGCACTTCATGCGGGATACCTTCCTTTTCCAGGAGGCCATGCAGGTGTTCAGACTTTTCAATGGAAGCAGTACCCACGAGGAGCGGCTGGCCCTTGGCATGACGTTCCTTGATTTCTGCAACGATGGCACGCCACTTGGCATCTTCGGACTTATAGACCAGGTCCTGTTCATCCTTACGGACACAGGGCTTGTTAGTCGGGATGACCCAAGTGTTCATGTTATAAATCTTGATAAATTCGGTAGCTTCAGTTTCTGCAGTACCGGTCATACCAGACAACTTCTTGTACATGCGGAAGTAGTTCTGGAAGGTAATGGTAGCGAGGGTCTGGTTTTCACGACGGATCTGCACGTTTTCCTTAGCTTCGATAGCCTGGTGCATACCGTTGCTATAACGACGACCTTCCATCAAGCGGCCAGTGTTTTCGTCCACGATGATGATTTCGCCATCACGTACGATGTAGTCCACATCCTTTTCATAAAGGTGCCATGCACGGAGGGAGTTGTCGATGAAGTGAACCCAGTCAGCGTGTTCGCCATAAAGGTTGGTAATCTGGAGGATGTTTTCAATATGGGCCACACCCTTGGAAGTGAGCTGGATGACCTTGTCCTTTTCATCCACGCTGAAATCCTTGTTCTTGGTCAGCTGCTTAGCAATTTCATTTGCCTTGGCATACTTGCTGGTAGCGTCTTCGGCAGGACCACTGATGATAAGCGGAGTACGGGCTTCGTCGATCAAGATGGAGTCCACTTCGTCAACGATACAGAAGTTCAGTTCGCGCTGCACGAGATGGTTGGGTTCCACAGCCATGTTGTCGCGGAGGTAGTCGAAGCCGAATTCATTGTTGGTACCGTAGGTAACGTCGGAGTTGTAGCTTTCGCGACGTTCTTCAGGACCGAGACCATTCACGATAAGACCGACGGTAAGGCCCAGGAACTTATAGACCATACCCATCTGCTTGGCGTCACGGCCAGCCAGGTAGTCATTCACGGTCACCACGTGTACGCCGTGGCCGCTAAGAGCGTTCAGGTAAACCGGGAGAGCTGCGGCAAGAGTCTTACCTTCACCAGTAGCCATTTCAGCGATGGCACCTTCGTGGAGCACAAGGCCACCGATCATCTGGACATCGAAAGGCATCATGCGGAAGGGCTTCACGGAATCCGGGTAAAGTTCACGGACCTTTGCGTAGACGGAAGCCGGCATGTAGACTTCCCATTCATTCTTACCGGCGGCAAGTTCAGCCTTGGCAGCGTCAGTATACTGCTGAAGGTCACCCAACTTGCTGAAATCGAAGTTGTTTTCCGGCTTGAAGATGTTGAAGATACCGAGACGGCGGTCGCAAGCTTCCTTACAGACAGCGAATGCTTCCACCTTGATATCATCGAGAGTTGCACCGTTATTCAGCTTTTCACGGAATTCTGCGCTCTTTGCTGCAAGGGCGGCGTCATCCAGGGCTTCCAGGGCCTTGCGGGTTTCGTTGATCTTGTTGATGATCGGACGAAGCTGCTTCACCTTACGTTCGTGGGGTGTACCGAAAATCTTGTGCAATACGGTATCTACAATACTCATTTTGATTCCTTTTTACGGCCGAAGGCAACGCCTCCGGACACTGATTAAAATTTTACGGGGATAATGTAGCAAAAGCGCTGAACATAGCACCACGCCAAATACGGAAAAACAGGCTGAATCGCCTGTTTTTATTGCAATGAAACTATTCCTCGCATCTCAGGACTGCCCTGGTGACAGTCCAGCCATTGAGAGATTCCGGATAGCTGCTTACAGCGGAACCCGAGACGAAAGTTATCTCGTAGTTCATTTTTTCATTCCATTCCATCAAATCGCTCCACAGATTAGGGGCCACAGCATTATAGGTGACTTCCAATTCCGCATCGCTGGCAACTTCCGGATCGTAAGGAGCATTGAATGCAATCATATCATGACCCAAAAGTCCTTCAGGCATGATAGTGCCGGTTTCGTCAACGAGTTCACCGCTGAGCTTGTACAATACGCCAGACTCATCCGCAGACGCCATGAAAATATCGTTGACATGATAACCATAAACCTTAAAATCTGTTGTACCAATTTCAGGATCTAAATGACTTCGTACAACTACGATCGGCAAAGAAAAAGGATCATCTGCATAAGCATTAATTATGTTCACAGTTTTTTCAGACAATGGTATAGGCAGTAAAATCTCCAGAGTCTGTTCACCAGTTATTTGATTGAATACAACATCCGCACCCGTAGCCGGCTCGCTTTCGGAAGGCAGAGCCTGCCCGTTACTATCCAATGGAAACGTAGGACAGCGCTGAGGCTTCACGGGGTCATTTGCTGTGTTACAGCCGGTAAAAACAAGACTTGCTAAAACTGCAAGAAAACCAATTTGCTTCATCATAGACTAACCTCCAAAAGTTTAGAATCTCTTGACCACAAGAATCTCGAAACCGGCAATAAGACGCTGTTCCGTATGGTCACTGTAAATCGAGGGAGAATAATTCACCTGCATCACCGCATTCCAGGACCATTGCTGATGCCACTGGCCCAATGCGAGCTTGCCATTGAAATCCGGGAAGAATCCCATGGAACCGTTCCCGAACGCACCCAGGGCGAGGCCACCCATGGCCCATGCGTTTACAAACAAATTATGAGTAAAGACCCAGGTGTAGCTGTAGCCGCCATGAGCCCAGACACTATAGGTGTCTCGAGTCTTGGAATAGTAATCAATGGCATGGGAACGATCCACGGCCGTGATAGACTGGAACTTGGTTCCAAAAACGGGACTGCCGGCAGAAACAACCTGTATACGGTCCAAAAAATAGGGAGCGCGTACAGAGAAATGATCCTTCCCCGCCTTTACCCAAAGTATGGACAAGTACATGTCGCGCTGGCGAAAATCCACATAACTGGGCAACACACCCGTAGAATCGTCGCTATCTATTTCATCAATTTTTTTGTTAGACGAAAGGCCGCTATACCTTCGGTACTTCAGTTGCATCCACAAGTTCCCCGGGAAAAAATCAAGGCCGGTATCAAAACCTGCAGAACGTTTTCTTCCCTTTTCCGTCGTAAAGGGAAGCGAATATTTCATGTCAAAGGTAAAATCGCTAAGACCGAAGCCAATGCCAAAATCAATGGGCCGGTTGGATTTCAATGTACCGCGATTGTATTCGCTGGTATGAAACGCCACGTAGCTATAGTTCGTGAGAATTCGTGCGGAAATAAAATTGTCGAATTTCTTGACCATGGCCCTGTCGGCATAGGTATTCCATTTGCCGTAGATGTTGTTCTCGCCGTATGTACTAATCTCGCCAGTGGCGCTGTTCTTTCCGGTGACGCCCCCAACATCGTAATCGGCAAACGCCTGTACACAGAGGAACAGACAAAGAGCGAAAACAATGCCGATGAATCTTGTCAGAGGGTTGAACATTAAGTACCTATACGTCTGCGGTATAAAATAGAATTATATTTTAGAATGTTAAAAAAGGATTCACCAATGTCCGTTTTTTCTAAAACACAAAAGCGTCTTTTTTCCATCGACAGAATCACCATCGCAGCAGCTGGCGCGTTATTCGCACTTATGGCCGGCAATGCGGCGGCACAGACCACTGACAGCCTGATGCTCGCCCATCCGGAACTCACCGCAAGCGGGTACTTGCCCTATCCGGAACCGGACAAAAACGTAAAGTACACCAAGGCTCCCGCCGGCTACAAGCCTTTCTATATCAGCCATTACGGACGTCACGGAAGCCGCTATCATTACAGCGCCGACGACTACAAGATGATTTACGAGACCTTGGCAAAGGCAGACTCGGCAAAGGCACTTTCTGTTACAGGCAAGTACGTCATGGCTGCCAGCAAGACCCTGCTGGACAAAGCCGGATCAAAGGCGGGCGACCTCACCGAACTTGGCGCCAAGCAGCACGAGGGTATCGCAAGGCGAATGACGAAAAACTTTCCCGAGGTGTTCAACGACCGCGCAACTGTAAACCGCGCAGGCGCCAAGGGCAAAAAAGTTCCCGCCCACGTTGACGCGTACGCAAGCACGTCCGGACGTTGCATCCTCAGCATGAGCGCCTTCCTGGGCGAACTCCGTGCGCAAAAGCCCAAGGTTGAGATCCATCA is a genomic window containing:
- the secA gene encoding preprotein translocase subunit SecA, with protein sequence MSIVDTVLHKIFGTPHERKVKQLRPIINKINETRKALEALDDAALAAKSAEFREKLNNGATLDDIKVEAFAVCKEACDRRLGIFNIFKPENNFDFSKLGDLQQYTDAAKAELAAGKNEWEVYMPASVYAKVRELYPDSVKPFRMMPFDVQMIGGLVLHEGAIAEMATGEGKTLAAALPVYLNALSGHGVHVVTVNDYLAGRDAKQMGMVYKFLGLTVGLIVNGLGPEERRESYNSDVTYGTNNEFGFDYLRDNMAVEPNHLVQRELNFCIVDEVDSILIDEARTPLIISGPAEDATSKYAKANEIAKQLTKNKDFSVDEKDKVIQLTSKGVAHIENILQITNLYGEHADWVHFIDNSLRAWHLYEKDVDYIVRDGEIIIVDENTGRLMEGRRYSNGMHQAIEAKENVQIRRENQTLATITFQNYFRMYKKLSGMTGTAETEATEFIKIYNMNTWVIPTNKPCVRKDEQDLVYKSEDAKWRAIVAEIKERHAKGQPLLVGTASIEKSEHLHGLLEKEGIPHEVLNAKNHGREAEIIQYAGCKGKVTIATNMAGRGTDIALGEGVSELGGLHVLGTERHESRRIDNQLRGRSGRQGDNGSSQYFLSLDDNLMRIFGGDNVKNLMSRFGVGEDEVITHPIVSRSIRGAQRRVEGQSFDIRKHLLDYDNVMNEQRKVIYGLRRRILNGEDISEEIMNRIEDALDIKVSQYVPAGTYQEQWNLEGLHVDLQRSLGIEYNLSMEDAASKTPETVLDEVLELCKARYEKLGKIIPEQDFGQIQRRFLLMTIDQVWKEHLYQMDGLKDAIRFHGYAQKDPLMVYKSEGFKLFEGCMEKIATLTALRILNIRITLPNGVTVSPDQLQLKPQEQIDAERAAAEKAMAEQAAQGESAEAAPAEAPAAEAPAEEMSAEGAKAAGLAGEAAASETNAISEDQAQPVSSSALPGAQNAALHRAVANAAARRAAAQAPKMGRNDLCWCGSGLKYKKCHGKDIAD
- a CDS encoding DUF4421 domain-containing protein — encoded protein: MFNPLTRFIGIVFALCLFLCVQAFADYDVGGVTGKNSATGEISTYGENNIYGKWNTYADRAMVKKFDNFISARILTNYSYVAFHTSEYNRGTLKSNRPIDFGIGFGLSDFTFDMKYSLPFTTEKGRKRSAGFDTGLDFFPGNLWMQLKYRRYSGLSSNKKIDEIDSDDSTGVLPSYVDFRQRDMYLSILWVKAGKDHFSVRAPYFLDRIQVVSAGSPVFGTKFQSITAVDRSHAIDYYSKTRDTYSVWAHGGYSYTWVFTHNLFVNAWAMGGLALGAFGNGSMGFFPDFNGKLALGQWHQQWSWNAVMQVNYSPSIYSDHTEQRLIAGFEILVVKRF